One window of Maridesulfovibrio ferrireducens genomic DNA carries:
- a CDS encoding uracil-xanthine permease family protein: MSDTVDPLINKPYYHLITAVLSFQHVIVLFVGIIIAPAMVAQLYGLDSGETHYLIFMTTIGAGISTLLQPYKFKYFGLGMPMFMGTSGVFMSCSGAAIGLGGLSLFSSLALMSVPFQILFSYGIRFMRHILTPTVGGVIIMLAMAGLLKDSVMIWIGSGMAEGETGLLSIMVGVMIIVIMIFVEWFGKDKLRPWGLFMGLSAGILVEVLIDGIDFSQVQAVPWIGFPPMHWPKFSFDISNLGHWATYFTFIVSVQVASIKYVGDAMALQRVIDQRQRRTNFNAIQGGLYSHSLGITLTSILGGMPSSSHSSNIPLMEITGIASRKVATVSALMLITLILSPKTAYLFNSIPGEVMGPVGVVLVAHLFSTGIRILATDLDYRNGVIAGLSLCFGLIAENDLFYPEAFPIFLRPLTTNGFAVGGLTAIGLTILTLFSVKHFIVFFVKPSFEEVVTMRNKITSFSARVGMSIKRSNYLEIACEEIFVYALSELEQLENQGLIRYRVRNLNTKISVEISFGTRLDVNLGQPQKATCNIYKMNEEELKSLGLILLSKVVNNITHQNMGNYTYICFDIPIK; this comes from the coding sequence ATGTCAGACACTGTTGATCCCCTAATTAATAAGCCTTATTACCACCTAATTACAGCCGTATTAAGTTTTCAGCATGTGATTGTTCTTTTTGTTGGAATTATAATCGCGCCTGCGATGGTAGCCCAGCTTTATGGGCTAGATTCTGGTGAAACACACTATCTCATATTCATGACAACAATCGGGGCTGGAATTTCGACACTTCTTCAGCCTTATAAATTCAAATATTTCGGACTTGGAATGCCCATGTTCATGGGGACATCCGGTGTGTTCATGTCATGCTCCGGCGCTGCTATAGGCTTGGGTGGGTTATCACTTTTTTCGTCATTGGCTCTTATGTCTGTTCCGTTTCAGATTCTGTTCAGTTATGGGATAAGATTCATGCGTCATATCCTTACTCCTACTGTCGGTGGTGTAATAATCATGCTCGCTATGGCCGGGTTGTTGAAAGATTCAGTGATGATATGGATAGGTTCAGGCATGGCAGAAGGAGAGACTGGCCTTTTGAGTATTATGGTAGGTGTGATGATCATAGTAATAATGATTTTTGTTGAGTGGTTCGGCAAAGACAAACTAAGGCCTTGGGGACTGTTTATGGGCCTTTCGGCAGGCATTCTTGTTGAAGTTTTAATAGACGGTATTGATTTTTCACAGGTTCAGGCTGTCCCTTGGATTGGTTTTCCTCCTATGCATTGGCCTAAATTCAGTTTTGATATTTCCAATCTAGGACATTGGGCTACATACTTTACTTTTATAGTTTCAGTGCAGGTTGCAAGTATCAAGTATGTGGGGGATGCTATGGCACTCCAAAGAGTGATTGATCAAAGACAGAGAAGAACTAATTTTAATGCCATTCAAGGTGGTCTATATTCACATAGCTTAGGTATAACTTTAACTTCTATTCTTGGCGGCATGCCATCCTCATCACATTCTTCTAATATACCGCTTATGGAAATTACCGGAATTGCCAGCAGAAAAGTTGCAACAGTATCAGCACTGATGCTTATAACCTTAATTCTATCGCCTAAAACCGCATACCTTTTTAATTCAATTCCCGGCGAAGTTATGGGGCCGGTAGGTGTTGTATTGGTGGCTCATCTTTTTTCAACAGGTATACGCATACTTGCTACAGATCTTGATTACCGAAATGGTGTAATAGCCGGACTGTCACTCTGCTTTGGTCTCATAGCCGAAAATGATTTGTTTTATCCTGAGGCTTTTCCGATATTTTTACGTCCTCTGACTACAAATGGTTTTGCTGTAGGTGGGTTGACTGCAATTGGATTAACAATACTTACACTCTTTAGTGTAAAACATTTTATCGTTTTTTTTGTAAAACCATCCTTTGAAGAAGTTGTGACCATGCGTAATAAAATTACATCATTTTCTGCGCGTGTCGGAATGAGTATTAAGCGTTCAAATTACCTTGAAATTGCCTGTGAAGAAATATTTGTCTATGCTCTTTCAGAGCTGGAACAGCTAGAAAATCAAGGTCTGATCAGATATAGAGTCCGTAACTTAAATACGAAAATAAGCGTAGAAATCTCTTTTGGAACTCGACTAGATGTTAATCTAGGACAACCGCAAAAAGCTACTTGCAACATTTATAAGATG
- a CDS encoding DVU0772 family protein → MGSLREYRNWDIDWDMTPEDAVMLYLEWGNHPWDSKFPPVTSKNDYTNYFTVYMWDDKPRVLFVRRNSEEARELLSIDLPKDIAERFRKSVGGLKGNYPVNEEVREWIETQMDN, encoded by the coding sequence ATGGGAAGCCTAAGAGAATACAGAAATTGGGACATTGATTGGGACATGACTCCGGAAGATGCCGTGATGTTATATTTGGAGTGGGGTAACCACCCATGGGATAGCAAGTTTCCTCCGGTAACTTCAAAGAACGATTACACAAATTATTTCACAGTTTATATGTGGGATGACAAGCCGAGAGTGCTTTTTGTCCGCAGAAATTCGGAAGAAGCACGCGAGTTGCTTAGTATTGATCTGCCTAAGGATATCGCAGAACGATTCAGAAAGTCAGTGGGCGGACTAAAGGGAAATTATCCCGTAAATGAAGAAGTCAGAGAATGGATTGAAACTCAAATGGATAATTAG
- a CDS encoding YigZ family protein, whose protein sequence is MKNKAYPVPKEAQRTESIIKKSKFICDICRVQNKDEAKAFIAAVKKEFPDARHHCSAFIAGPSQTGDMGMSDDGEPQGTAGKPMLQVLQGSGIGDIATVVTRYFGGILLGTGGLVRAYSGAVQQGLESLEIVMKVPMRIVTLEISYAQEGMLRRMLDGFTAKIEEQTFGTDITFTLIMPSNRVEEFAKTIIEETNGTAELLIEDEDIWI, encoded by the coding sequence ATGAAAAATAAAGCTTACCCCGTACCTAAAGAGGCACAAAGAACTGAAAGTATAATTAAGAAGAGTAAATTCATTTGCGATATCTGCCGCGTACAAAATAAAGATGAAGCAAAAGCGTTCATTGCTGCCGTAAAAAAAGAATTCCCGGATGCCAGACATCACTGCTCCGCTTTTATCGCCGGCCCCTCGCAAACCGGAGACATGGGTATGAGCGATGACGGAGAACCGCAGGGAACAGCAGGAAAACCGATGCTGCAAGTTCTGCAAGGCAGCGGAATCGGAGATATTGCCACTGTTGTGACAAGGTACTTCGGAGGAATCCTGCTGGGCACAGGAGGTCTGGTCAGGGCTTATTCAGGAGCAGTACAACAAGGACTTGAATCACTCGAAATTGTGATGAAAGTCCCCATGCGGATTGTAACACTTGAAATAAGTTATGCGCAGGAAGGAATGCTGCGCCGCATGCTTGACGGCTTTACAGCAAAAATAGAGGAACAAACCTTCGGAACAGACATTACTTTTACTTTAATTATGCCATCAAACCGGGTGGAAGAATTTGCAAAAACTATCATTGAAGAAACAAACGGAACTGCTGAGCTTTTAATCGAAGATGAAGATATTTGGATTTAA
- a CDS encoding DUF3795 domain-containing protein, with protein MKSKKNTACCGIYCPDCIHYKNKYSVYALLLKEHLIEINFDKYAKIKSPFGEQFQKYDEFEEVLNALAGTECNWACRVGGGCSGVPCKIMECCFSNKYEGCWNCPEVEGCDKFDFLAPRCGQMPKNNIKKIQEFGLQHWIEHRDNFYIWQK; from the coding sequence ATGAAATCCAAAAAAAATACTGCTTGCTGCGGGATATACTGCCCTGACTGTATTCATTACAAAAACAAATACAGCGTATATGCCCTTCTGCTGAAAGAGCACCTTATAGAGATTAACTTCGATAAATACGCAAAAATAAAAAGCCCCTTCGGTGAACAATTCCAAAAATATGATGAATTTGAAGAAGTTTTGAATGCGCTTGCCGGCACAGAATGCAATTGGGCTTGCCGAGTAGGCGGTGGATGTTCCGGCGTTCCGTGTAAAATAATGGAATGCTGTTTTTCTAATAAATACGAAGGATGCTGGAATTGTCCTGAAGTGGAAGGATGTGATAAATTTGATTTTCTGGCACCCCGATGCGGTCAGATGCCAAAGAACAATATCAAGAAAATACAAGAATTCGGATTACAACACTGGATAGAACATAGAGATAATTTTTACATCTGGCAAAAATAG
- a CDS encoding fumarate reductase iron-sulfur subunit, with protein MARQLKFNIFRFNPQNPESIPHMESYILEETDSMTLFIALNRIREEQDGSLQFDFCCRAGICGSCAMVINGRPGLACHTKTKDLPLEITLTPLPVFKLVGDLSVDTGTWFRSMYNKVESWIHTDKVFDANAIEDPMENDIAEDVYELDRCIECGCCVAACGTARLRDDFMGAAALNRLGRFVVDPRDKRTDKQYFDVIGSDEGIFGCMGLLACEDVCPKNLPLMNQLSYLRRKMGIVAIKQMFKK; from the coding sequence GTGGCAAGACAGCTTAAATTTAATATATTCAGATTTAATCCTCAGAATCCTGAATCCATACCTCATATGGAATCATACATTCTGGAAGAAACTGACAGCATGACCCTTTTTATTGCTCTGAATCGTATCCGTGAAGAACAGGACGGTTCATTGCAGTTTGATTTCTGTTGCCGTGCAGGTATTTGCGGTTCCTGTGCAATGGTTATCAACGGTAGACCGGGACTTGCTTGTCATACCAAGACTAAAGACCTTCCTCTGGAAATAACTCTTACACCTCTTCCGGTTTTTAAATTGGTCGGAGATTTGTCAGTTGATACCGGAACCTGGTTCAGGTCTATGTATAATAAGGTTGAATCATGGATTCATACAGATAAAGTTTTTGATGCCAACGCAATTGAAGATCCTATGGAAAATGATATTGCGGAAGATGTTTATGAACTTGATCGTTGTATCGAATGCGGATGTTGTGTTGCTGCTTGCGGTACCGCCCGTCTGCGTGATGACTTTATGGGGGCGGCGGCTCTCAATCGTTTAGGACGTTTTGTTGTAGATCCCCGCGATAAGCGTACGGATAAACAATACTTTGATGTTATCGGTTCCGACGAAGGTATTTTCGGATGTATGGGGCTGCTTGCCTGTGAAGATGTCTGCCCGAAAAATCTGCCACTTATGAATCAGCTTAGCTATCTCCGTCGTAAGATGGGGATTGTAGCAATTAAGCAGATGTTTAAAAAATAG
- a CDS encoding fumarate reductase flavoprotein subunit, with product MQTIYKDVLIIGAGLAGERAAAEAAGAGLSAVCLSIVPARRSHSAAAMGGMQAALANSIMGEGDSTDVHFSDTVKGSDWGCDQEVARLFADTAPVEMRRLCDWGVPWNRVVPGKSKYFKGGKQFDKEEKEEKRGLITARNFGGTAKWRTCYVSDGTGHSVLYTMDNRCAQLGVEVHDKVEAIALIQDGETCYGAIARSLRTGELVAYIAKATMVASGGFGKIYKASTNAVICDGGVHGAVLDTGVVPLGNMEAVQFHPTGIVPTDILVTEGCRGDGGTLLDVNEERFMHIYEPEKAELASRDVVARWMTHHMREGKGVPSPYGEHLWLDIRHLGEKHITGKLREVYEICTSFLGVDPIHQLIPVRPTQHYSMGGVRTNKDGAAYGLKGLFSAGESACWDMHGFNRLGGNSLAETVVAGGIVGHKIVEFLENYECSIPTAVISRTAAKQQQRIDDIISGANGKENVYRVREAMQDALDKGAHVFRTEEGLTKCVETLQETLQRARKVGLQTDGYGASPELSAALKIEGQVKLALCVAYGALQRKESRGSHNREDYPARNDRDWLTRTLAYWKNPDDDLPTLEYEDATPSYEIPPGDRGYGKMQIISADSKEES from the coding sequence ATGCAGACTATATATAAGGACGTACTGATTATCGGTGCCGGACTTGCGGGGGAACGTGCAGCTGCTGAAGCTGCGGGTGCTGGACTTTCTGCTGTCTGTTTAAGTATTGTTCCAGCCAGACGTTCTCACTCTGCTGCGGCAATGGGTGGAATGCAGGCGGCACTTGCCAATAGCATAATGGGCGAAGGTGACAGCACTGATGTTCACTTTTCAGATACCGTAAAAGGTTCTGACTGGGGATGTGATCAGGAAGTTGCACGCTTATTTGCAGACACTGCTCCTGTAGAAATGCGCCGTCTCTGTGATTGGGGAGTGCCATGGAACCGTGTTGTTCCCGGTAAGTCAAAATACTTCAAGGGCGGAAAACAGTTCGACAAAGAAGAAAAAGAAGAGAAGCGCGGTCTGATTACTGCCAGAAACTTCGGTGGTACAGCCAAATGGCGTACTTGTTATGTTTCTGATGGAACAGGTCATTCTGTTCTTTATACTATGGACAACCGCTGTGCTCAGCTTGGTGTGGAAGTTCATGATAAAGTTGAAGCAATTGCCCTGATTCAGGACGGCGAAACCTGTTATGGCGCAATTGCCCGTTCTTTGCGTACCGGTGAGCTTGTAGCCTATATTGCTAAAGCTACTATGGTTGCTTCCGGCGGTTTCGGTAAAATCTACAAAGCTTCCACAAACGCTGTCATCTGTGACGGCGGGGTGCATGGCGCTGTGCTTGATACCGGCGTTGTTCCTCTCGGAAACATGGAAGCTGTACAGTTTCATCCCACAGGGATCGTTCCTACCGATATCCTCGTAACTGAAGGATGTCGCGGTGACGGCGGAACTCTGCTTGATGTGAACGAAGAACGTTTCATGCATATTTATGAGCCTGAAAAAGCCGAACTTGCCTCCCGTGATGTTGTCGCCCGCTGGATGACTCATCATATGCGTGAAGGTAAGGGCGTTCCTTCTCCTTATGGTGAACATCTCTGGCTTGATATCCGTCACCTCGGCGAAAAGCACATAACTGGAAAACTTCGTGAAGTTTACGAAATCTGTACTTCATTCCTCGGAGTTGATCCGATTCACCAGTTGATTCCTGTTCGTCCTACACAGCATTACAGCATGGGTGGAGTCCGTACTAATAAAGACGGAGCTGCTTACGGACTTAAGGGACTTTTTTCAGCCGGAGAATCTGCTTGTTGGGATATGCATGGGTTTAACCGTCTTGGCGGTAACTCTCTTGCAGAAACCGTAGTAGCCGGCGGAATTGTCGGTCATAAGATTGTTGAGTTTCTCGAAAATTATGAATGTTCTATTCCGACTGCCGTTATATCACGCACTGCCGCTAAACAGCAGCAGCGCATTGATGATATTATCAGCGGAGCGAACGGTAAAGAGAATGTCTACAGAGTACGTGAAGCAATGCAGGACGCACTTGATAAAGGCGCGCATGTCTTCCGTACCGAAGAAGGATTGACCAAGTGTGTTGAAACACTTCAGGAAACCTTGCAGCGGGCCAGAAAAGTCGGTCTTCAGACTGATGGATATGGCGCAAGTCCTGAACTTTCAGCAGCACTTAAGATTGAAGGACAGGTTAAACTTGCCCTTTGTGTTGCCTACGGAGCATTGCAGCGTAAGGAATCTCGCGGAAGTCATAACCGTGAAGATTATCCTGCACGTAATGACCGTGACTGGCTCACCCGTACTCTTGCTTACTGGAAGAACCCTGATGATGATCTTCCTACTCTTGAATATGAAGATGCAACTCCTAGCTACGAGATTCCTCCGGGAGATCGCGGATATGGTAAAATGCAGATTATCAGCGCAGACAGCAAGGAGGAAAGCTAG